The following coding sequences are from one Chelonoidis abingdonii isolate Lonesome George chromosome 4, CheloAbing_2.0, whole genome shotgun sequence window:
- the ACCS gene encoding 1-aminocyclopropane-1-carboxylate synthase-like protein 1 — protein sequence MDFRGKKYERGSNWSDPEVVELLQLWADESVQMELESCLRNQHVFNRIAEVLREKGIHRTGDQCREKIKKMKLEYRRIKDNNKTPRGGRTWKFYEVMDRVLTSRPSLSYSSLSGSVVSQQALQGSMVENYHHHFTPSDLHFGHSQHPELMEIKCEEVDSDEHCLTPEPPLSMSYQQGSPDEHEMERAFLDRAQNDSPISRVEIPIETSVSPSGFSEPNVASSSRIHSVGPRPGFSTLHRLRKKRKGQRVKDPLDDLLLKTLTSQRAMEERFLQMEERRLQRDMEVEERRMQLEQRRFELEREHEFRMFNVFAQMLSILKQNNSSSPSSAALPRGSDFIQVLSDIAGMGGGGGLQEVRAMQVGRPLSERRTDMYSFCNPGEFQSSPFLSARGNIANLFRGSTEEGYKAYHADKYDEDKNPNGIINFGTSENKLCFDLMSKRLTQSDMNLMEPPLLQYPDWKGHMFLREEVARFLTYYCKAPAPLKAENVIVLNGCGSLFSALATVLCDPGEAVLIATPFYGGITQSVFLYGNVKLVYAYLDSKITGTSTRPFQLTVDKLEKALQDARSEGVGVKALILLNPQNPLGDIYSLSELRDYLEFAKRHELHVIVDEIYMLSVFDESATFHSVLGMDRLPDPQRTHVMWGISKDFAVSGIRFGTLYTENQDVANAVASLCYFHGVCGPVQYKVAQLLRDRDWINQVYLRANHARLKAAHTYVTDELKTLGVPFLNRNAGFFVWIDFRKYLRTGTFEEEMLLWRRFLDNKVLLSCGKAFECSEPGWFRIIFADKTHRLQLGMQRIRRVLEEREHEILSEDKDQPCQSDQDGKADSTDEVIFVSRHQEPVSTGGSNLGDLIGLLQQQMRSSDWLQKNTAEQFAQEKPEIYDVFSKLVGKQ from the exons ATGGATTTTCGGGGGAAGAAGTATGAGCGGGGCAGTAATTGGTCAGACCCTGAAGTGGTGGAGCTCCTGCAGCTTTGGGCCGATGAGTCCGTTCAGATGGAGCTGGAGAGCTGCCTGAGAAACCAGCATGTCTTCAACCGAATCGCTGAGGTGTTGAGGGAGAAGGGCATCCACCGGACTGGGGATCAGTGCcgggagaaaataaaaaagatgaagcTGGAGTACCGTAGGATCAAGGACAACAACAAGACCCCAAGGGGTGGCAGGACTTGGAAATTCTATGAGGTGATGGACCGGGTGCTGACCAGCCGTCCCTCCCTTTCTTACAGTTCGTTGAGTGGCAGTGTGGTGTCTCAGCAGGCACTACAAGGAAGCATGGTGGAGAACTACCATCACCACTTCACCCCCTCAGATCTACATTTCGGACACTCTCAGCACCCTGAGTTGATGGAAATCAAATGCGAGGAGGTGGACTCTGATGAACACTGCTTGACCCCGGAGCCCCCACTATCCATGTCTTACCAACAGGGCTCCCCTGACGAACATGAGATGGAGAGAGCTTTCTTGGACAGGGCCCAGAATGACTCTCCTATCTCCAGGGTGGAAattcccattgaaaccagtgtTTCACCTTCAG GTTTCAGTGAGCCCAACGTAGCATCCTCATCCCGGATCCACAGTGTGGGCCCTCGGCCTGGCTTCTCCACCTTGCACCGCCTGCGGAAGAAACGGAAAGGccagcgagtgaaggacccccttGATGACCTCCTACTGAAGACCCTGACATCGCAGCGGGCCATGGAGGAGCGCTTTCTGCAGATGGAGGAGCGGCGTTTGCAGCGGGATATGGAAGTGGAGGAACGGCGGATGCAGCTGGAGCAGCGACGTTTTGAACTGGAGCGGGAGCATGAGTTCCGCATGTTCAATGTCTTTGCTCAGATGCTTAGCATCTTAAAGCAGAACAACAGCAGCTCCCCCTCTTCTGCTGCACTGCCCCGGGGCTCGGATTTCATCCAGGTGCTGTCTGACATCgctgggatgggaggaggagggggcctGCAGGAGGTGAGGGCCATGCAGGTAGGGCGACCACTTTCTGAGAGAAGGACCGACATGTACAGTTTCTGTAACCCTGGCGAGTTCCAGAGCAGCCCCTTCCTCTCCGCTCGAGGAAACATTGCTAACCTCTTTCGTGGCTCGACAGAAGAGGGATACAAGGCCTATCATGCAGATAAGTACGATGAAGACAAAAATCCTAAT ggCATAATTAATTTTGGTACCAGTGAGAATAAACTCTGCTTTGATCTAATGTCTAAGCGG CTGACGCAGAGTGATATGAACCTCATGGAGCCTCCACTGCTGCAGTATCCTGATTGGAAAGGACATATGTT TTTACGGGAGGAAGTGGCTCGATTTTTGACTTATTATTGCAAGGCTCCTGCACCTCTCAAGGCAGAAAAC GTGATTGTGTTGAATGGTTGTGGCTCTCTGTTTTCTGCATTAGCTACAGTTCTCTGTGATCCAGGGG AAGCTGTTCTGATTGCTACCCCCTTTTATGGTGGTATCACCCAGAGTGTGTTCCTGTATGGTAACGTCAAGCTGGTCTATGCCTATTTAGACAGCAAG ATCACTGGAACAAGCACCCGGCCCTTCCAGCTCACAGTGGACAAGCTAGAGAAGGCCCTACAGGATGCCCGGTCAGAA ggTGTTGGTGTGAAAGCCTTAATTCTCCTGAACCCCCAAAATCCTTTAGGGGACATCTACTCCCTGTCAGAATTACGGGACTACCTGGAGTTTGCTAAAAG GCATGAATTGCATGTAATAGTAGATGAGATCTACATGCTGTCAGTTTTTGACGAATCAGCCACATTCCATAGCGTTCTTGGCATGGACAG attgcctgatccacagaggaccCATGTGATGTGGGGAATTAGCAAG GATTTTGCTGTCTCTGGGATTCGTTTTGGCACTTTGTATACAGAGAACCAAGATGTTGCCAATGCAGTGGCCTCCTTGTGTTACTTCCATGGAGTTTGTGGACCTGTCCAATACAAAGTGGCACAGCTGCTCCGAGACAGAG ACTGGATCAATCAAGTATATCTGCGGGCCAACCATGCCCGTCTGAAAGCTGCCCATACCTATGTGACAGATGAGTTGAAGACCCTTGGGGTTCCCTTCCTCAATCGCAATGCCGGCTTCTTTGTTTGGATCGATTTCCGAAAG TACCTTAGGACAGGAACATTTGAAGAGGAGATGCTGCTCTGGAGGCGATTCCTGGATAACAAGGTTCTGCTGTCCTGTGGCAAAGCCTTTGAGTGCAGTGAGCCGGGGTGGTTCCGTATCATTTTTGCTGACAAAACCCACCGACTACAGTTAG GCATGCAGCGGATCCGTAGAGTCCTGGAAGAGAGGGAGCACGAGATTCTGTCTGAGGACAAGGACCAGCCCTGCCAGTCAGACCAGGACGGCAAAGCAGACAGTACAGATGAGGTCATCTTTGTGTCCCGTCACCAGGAGCCTGTTTCTACTGGTGGCTCTAACCTCGGTGACCTAATtggcctcctgcagcagcagatgcGCTCATCTGACTGGCTGCAGAAGAAcacagcagagcagtttgcaCAGGAGAAGCCAGAGATCTATGATGTGTTCAGCAAACTGGTGGGGAAACAGTAG